The Leptospira koniambonensis sequence TTCACCTGAGGAAGAGTATGAGCAAATCCTAAAAATCCAGCCCCCACAAAAGACATGACCGCACTTCCGATAGTCCAAAAAAGTGCGATTGTATTCGGATGGTTTCTTCCGCTTTTTCTATACATGGAGATTGCAAACATTGCCATTGCAAGGAATGCGAGAGGCTCTAACATAGAGAAAAATCCACCTACCCATTTCCAATATTCAGGAACTCCAATATAATAATAATGGTGGCCTGTTCCCAAGATCCCGGATAAAAATGTTAATCCTACAATCACATACAACCATTTCTCGATAACTTCTCTGTCCACGCCGGTGAGTTTGATGAGAAGGAAAGAAAGTATCCCTCCCATGATCAATTCCCAAACTCCTTCTACCCAAAGATGGACTACCCACCAACGGAAATAAGAATCCACTGTTTGGCTATTGAATTGGATCATTCCCGGAAGATATAAAAGTGCGGCGGAAAAAAGACCAAAGTATAAAACAAGAGCAGTTGTAGTATATCTTTTTCCTTTCCAAACAGTCATTCCTATATTAAAAAGGAATAATAGAACGTTAACCACTACTAGATAATCCAAAGGACGAGGAATTTCTAAAAACTTTCTGCCTTCCCAGAAATTAAAATGGAATCCAATAATGGATACAACTCCGACCAATATCAGAGAGATCAGCTGAATATAAGCAAGTTTTTCGGAATAGATCTCTCTATCAGATTCGTCTGGAATAATATAATGAGCAGCCCCCATAAAACCTGTGAGTAACCAAACCACCAATAAATTAGTATGAGTTGCCCTGGCTGCATTGAATGGGATCCAATCATGCAAAACATCGAATCCCATTCTAGCAAACCCCATCACGAATCCATAAATTATCTGCAAAGATAATAAGAGCATGCAGGTAGCAAAAAACCAATATGCAATTTTTTGAGATTTATATTTCATAAAGAAACCGTTATATTCTAATCCTATTTGTTTATTTCAATTGAGAGAGATATGAGGATATATCTTTGATCTCACCATCACTTAGAGGAAGTTTAGGCATTGCAGTTCCAGGTTTGATCTTTTGTGGATCTCTCAGCCAATTTTGTAGATATGCGATATCATATTTTTTCCCGACTGAGTCCAATGCTGGGCCAACATTTCCTCCAGCACCTCCAACAGAATGACAGGCAGTGCAGATCTGTTTAAACTTTTCGGGTTGAACAATAGCGGCCGACGTAACATCTACTAGTTGGGTAGAAGATTTGTATTCTGGCTTAGGGGGAAATCCTTTCAGATCCAGCTCTCCATTCCATTTTAAGAATGCGATGATATCCGAGATCTGAGATTCAGAAAAATCGTATTTCACCATTTTTCTTTCTCCAGGATACATAGCTTGTGGATCCTTTAAGAAAACACGGATCCATTCAGGACCTCTTCTTTCATAAACCTTGGTTAATTCAGGTGCGTAATACGCTCCTTCTCCCAAGATTGTATGACATCCCATACAATTATTCTTTTCCCAAAGTTCTTTGCCTCGAATTACATCCTCACTTAAGGTTTTGGAAGAAGGAGAAGAATAAACGTATTTTAAAGAATCATAAGTAAGAAGCAGGAAAACTGCGGAAAATAAAAATGTCCCAACCAGGAAAAATAATTTCGCCTGAAATTTTGTAAGCATACCCTCTTCCTTATATTTAAAAAACCGCGAGCTCGCGGGAAACAGTGATTTAGAAATCGGGAGTATTTTCAGTGATGTCTCAAAAAATTTCCTTGATATAGATCAATTTGGTTAAGAAAATTTTCGAACTCTTTTGGCTTGAATTATTTCATAAAACGAACATAAAACAAGTGTTATGGCTAAAACGTTAAGTGTTCAAGCGAGCGACCATTGGACCGAAATTCAAAATGAGTTCCCTAACGAACTTTCATCCATCGGTATTCGAAAAAAAATTCTAAAAGGCGAAGTGGTTTTCGGAGAAAGAGACCCATACGATGGTTTTTTTGAGATCGTATCCGGTATCTTTAAAGTGTATTCTTTATCTCAAGAAGGTAAGGAAGCCATCTTAAAAGTATTTTATCCAGGTGAATTGATAGCTTCTCATCCAATCTTTCAACCAAATGAACCTTGTTTTTACCCAGCTTTCTGCGAAGCGCTAAAAGATGGAGAACTGGTCTATTATCCTAAAAGAGAATTCACGGCCTTCTTGTTCGAAAACACAAAAGCACTGTATTTATTTTCAGCAGTTACAATCCAACATCTCAACTATTTTAGAAAAAAATTGGTAGAGAACCTATATCTCTCCGTAAAAGACAGGATCTTAAATTTTCTAAAAGAATGCGGAGCCTCTCAGAAATTTATAACACTTCCTATCACAAAAAATCAATTAGCTTCTCTGATTGGAACCACTCCTGAATCAGTGAGCAGAGCGTTTAGATCTCTTTTAGATGAATGTATTCTCGAAGAAAAAGATTCTGCTTACCACATAATAAAAGAGAACAGATCCAAACAAACGAATGAATACCCGGTTTTAAGGCAATAGACTAGATTAAAGAGCACTTTTCCACTTGACCTAAGAATAGTGCATACACACCATTTGGACAAAAGATATGAAAACTAAACCTTCCTCTTTAGAACTCAAAAAAATAGGACTTTCTTGCTTGAACGTAAGTTTAAGAAGAACTGCAAGATTAGTTACTTCCTATTATGATTTTATACTTAAACCTTCCGGACTTAGGATCACACAATTTAGCATCCTAGTAGGAATAGGACATGAAGAAGAATGTAGTATCACAGATCTTTCCAGGCTCACTGATATAGATAGAACTACTCTACAAAGAAGTTTGGAGATCCTAAAAAGGGATAATCTGATCAGGATCGAAAAAAAAGAAGCCGGGAATATCAGAAATCTTTCCCTAACTAAAAAGGGAGAATCTAAATTAGCAGATGCTATTCTACTATGGGAAGAAGCACAGAGTAAACTCACTAAATCATTAGGAAAATCTAAATTCCAAGAAACCTTAGGGATACTTTCTGAAGTTAGAAAAATTCCAGTTCTGGAAACCCAAAACCAAGTTTAAGGGAAAAAGAGGACTCGCCTATTGAAAGAATCAGTTACCCAAAGGCCGCAAGGAGCAACTGCCACAGAAACAACAGTTCCAGTATTTTTTGCATTAGCAGTGCCGTCAAAACCGGCATTAAAATCAGGTTTACCAAGTATTCTATCTGCTCCTTGCCCAATCGTAAACGGAGGGGAGAAACGGACAGCTCTTCCGTTATTCGAATCAGCTACCCAAACTGCCCCATTGGGCTCGATGCTAATTCCATTCGGGCCCTGTAAGGCAAAACGGCTTGCTCCTCCGGCTGAGGCAGAAAAGTTAGGCTGCCCTAGAACCATGTTTGCTTGCATTCCATTAGTAAAAGGAGGGCTAAATCGAAGAACCCGATTATTTGTAAAATCTGAGACCCAGATATTTCCTGCTAAATCTGCTGCAATACCGGTGGGACCGGTAAACCTAGTATTCGATACTGTCCCGCCTCCCAATGTCGTGAAGTCATCTGCGCCGATTACCAGGTCAGCATTCTGGCTTGAACTAAATGACGGTGAAAAACGTACGACCCGATTATTAAAATAATCCGTAACCCAAACTTTGTCCCCTGGGTCTACCGCAACCCCGTATGGATTACTCAGAGTGTTTATAGTCCGGGAGGATGCTCCAGTTCCAAGCATCAGATCAGACGAATCTCCGGAACTCATTCCAGTAGCAAAATGTAGAACCGCGTTCCCAGTTGAAGTAGTTCCAGAAACCACCCAGATCCCACCGCTTAAATCCATTGCGATTTGTCTCGCCTCCATTGGGGAAGCAGTAAGTATAATGTCTGCGCTCTCATTAGTTTGCAAAGGTGAGGGAAAATGCATGATTCTGGCATCAGTCGGACTGCCATAAGAATCCGTTATCCAAAGACCACCTTGACGGTCCATTGTGGCTCCGGAAACCGATCGAAATTGATTAGGGGCTGTTCCAAAAGAACTGTTGTCCGTAAAATCCGATTGGCCTATAACGATTGTAGCCGCTTCTCCGTTCTTAAAAATACTGCAGGAATTTCCGGCCACTCCGGTACAGGTGGAGCTCGTATCGTTTAGAAGGAATTTTATAAGTTGAGTGTTCAAAAAAGCATTACTTGAGGGATCACAAGGGTTCTCGGTGGAAATGGCCCCACAATTTGCAAAGAATGAGAAACAGATAATATATAATAAATTCTTAATATTATTAAACAAGGGGAAGATCCGGGTATTCGATAAGTAATTTAGACGAACTATATTCGGCTGCAAAGCAATTTATTTACCAAACAAGCAAAATCCGGATCCCTCAAACGAGTAGTTTCTTTCGATTTAAATAGAGTTTGTTATGATTTTGATGCAGCAATTCCCCGATCGGGAAAGATCTAAATTAGAAAGAAACTGGAAGTTGTAGTCTTCTTTTTAGTTTCTGGATCTCTTCCGATTTTTTTTCAAGAGACCAATTCCATTCTTTTCCAGCAACCTCAGCCACTTTAGAAAGCACCTCATCGGATGGAAGTCCAACAGTCCCAAGACCTGTTCGTCGGAGAAAAATATCGGAAAGTGTCATTGCCATTTCGAAACGAATTGCATATAGAACTTGAGCCGCTAATTCTCCATCATCATCTAATACTTCTGATAATTGTTTGGAAGAATTCGCTAATTCCAGAATAGGTTCATATTCAGTTCCATAATGTCGGACCAGATACTCAATCGTATTTTCTGGAAAATTAGAGTGAGAAGATTTCGCATTTTCTAAATAAGATTCTATATTTGGGATCTCACATCCTTTTAAGAATTTTTTTCCAGAAACATTCGGTCCTGTTTTTTTAGATAATTTCTTTTGGATGAGTTTAAATATCTTTTCTGCGAAATGACGACTAGTGGTATATTTCCCACCACCTGCACTGATTAGCCCCTCTATTTTATCCTTAGAATGATCCTGTAGTTCTGATTTTCTGGATGCAGAATATGTTTCTTTATCTTCTCCACCAGATTCTGCCAGAGGCCGAAGCCCGCCATAAGCAAACTCAATATCTTGGACTTCTAATTTTTCAGAAAGTAAGCCGGATGAATTGATATATTCCAGAAATTCTAAAATACTTTCTTTAGAAAGTTTCCAATCTTCTACAGAGCCATAATATGCTTTTTCAGTCGGCCCAATCATATTTTTACCTCTCCAAGGAGCAAAACTGAAATGACCTTTTTTACCTACGTGAAGCACCATTGTATCAAAGTATTTTTTAGTGATTAGATAGATCCCTTCTGATCTTGTTTTAGGAACAGGGACTTTTATCTTTTTAGTTCTATTCAGAAGTTCCTGGCTCCAAGAACCGGATGCATTCACGACTACTGAAGCTTTTAATTTTACGTTTTTATTATGAATTGTATCTCTAACAAGCGCTCCAATAACTCTGCCTCCATCAAATATGAGCTCTTCTGCTATTGTATAATTGGAGACTGATGCACCTTCTTGGACTGCTGATTTTAAAAAAGCCAAAGTTAATCTTTCTGGACTGGGCATAATACAATCATAAAAATAGATCGCGGAATCCATTTCTAAGCCACGACTTTGGATCTCTTTCTTAGAAAGCAATTTATGTGCAGGGATATTTTTAGATTTGTCCCAGGTCCGATTTCGATCAAAAGAAAGTAGATCATATACAAATAGACCAACTCTCTCCAAAAGACCAGGATTTGGGAGAATCATTGGATAAGGATAGACTAAGTTTGGAGCAATATTAGAGAGTATTCTTCTTTCTTTAAGCGCTTCTCTGACTAACGAAAGATCAAAACGTTTTAAATATCTGAGACCACCATGGATCAGTTTTCCCGTGGCAGATGATGTTGCTCCACCAAAATCTTCTTTTTCTACCAATACAACAGAAAGTCCCCTGCTTGCTACTTCATAAGCCAAGGCACAACCGGTGATCCCTCCACCTATGATCAATACATCAAAATAAGCTTCATCACCTATGTTTTCGATAAATCTTTCTAATTTTTGAGGACTCATTTACCTGCCTTAGAAGAAGAAATGATCTCTTTGATCTCTTTTTGGAGAGCCGGTCTTTCACTTTCTATATTCCATAGTCCTAAACGAAAAATTAATATAGGAAGCCTCCATCTTTCCACTTCTTTCCAATCCATTCCTGAAACAGAAAGATATCTTTTTAAATAACCTTTTAAGATGAACTTTCGAACTATATTATAAAATATCACTTTTAAGAATGGAGTTCCTGGCCAAAGCTCTGCGTCCTGAAAGAGAAAAACAGTGGAAGCGACGTCCGCAGCAGGTTCTCCTTTTAAAGCAGTCATCCAATCTATGATCACATTAGAATCTTTTGTAACGATCACATTCTCCGGATGAAAATCCATATGTAAAACGGAAGATCCTTTCGGCAAATTTTCTATAAATTGTTTTGCGATCTTCTTTTCTTCTTTGCTCAAAAAAGAAAGCGGATCTCTGGAAAGGATTTTAACGGCCTCCAATCTTATATCCTGCATCTTTTTGGTTTGTTTATTATGCAAATCCAGATGCAAGTCCGCGAGTATTTTAGAAAGACTGAAAAGAGCTAAAGGATTTTTGTCTGGAAGTTTTGTAAGAGAAATCCCATCCAGTCTATCAAAAATCAATCCATGTCTATCTCCTATCTTTACCTTCTCATAACATTTCATAGAAGTAGCACCGGAAGAGAAAGCGATTACAGAATTAGAATATTCTGTATCTACTTCAGATACTGGGAATTCTTTAAAAAATAGTTTTAGGATCTTATTCGGTCCATATTCCGAAATTTCGGCTGACCTACCTATTGCGAGTGATTTTCCAGGACTTGGTCGGTTTGATTTTTTAGCAGGCATGATTCTCTTCTCTATCTATTAAGCAAAAACTGATTCTATACTCATAGATGGACGAGCAAGAAGTAATTTCAGGAAACTTAAATAAGTTTGATGCCGAATCTTTCAAGAACGCAATTGAAAGATATAAAAAGTAAAACAGTCAGTAAAATGCAGGATCCGAGTGCGGCCCAAAAACCGAATATAGAATACAATTTAGGAAATACCAAAAACATAGGTAAGGTGGGGATCACAAACCAAAAAGTATAATATGCATGATTAGATATCTTTTCAGGATCTGTTTTTTCAAACTGTAACCATAGTAATGTCAGAATGGTTATTAAAGGAAGAGAAGCAATTAATGCTCCGACCTTATCATTCCTGCGAGCAATTTCAGAAATTAGGACCACTAATGCAGAAGTCACTGCGTATTTAAGTATAAGATATAACATAGAACTTGAGAATTATCAAAGTAGAAATTTACAGATTCAGTAAAGGTTTACAACTTAAAAAAGGAAATTTTACTTTTTACTCTTCCTACTAATTCCTAAAACGGAAATATCATCTTGTTTAGGAGAACTAGCTAAAAATTCATCTAATTTCTTTAATATTTGATCAATCCCTTCTCCAATAGGAATTCCTTTTAGATTGCCGATGATCTCTTCTACCCTTTCTTCTCCAAACTCTTCTTTATTAGAGTTCCATTGTTCGAAAAGACCGTCCGTAAAAAGTATTACTTTAGAATCTTGGGTAAATTGTATTTCATTGGAAGTGTATTTAGTATTCGGGATCACACCCATAATCCTTCCGGTTTTTTCCAGAGAGTGAATATCTTGATCCTGGATCAAATATTGAGGCACATGTCCTGCGGAAGAATATCGGATCAAATTCAAATTAGTATCAATATCGACCACTATACAAGTAAAGAATTGATTCAGATTTTTGAACGTATGTAAGAATTCATTATTTAGATGATATAAAATCTCGGTAACACTATAAATCCCACGCTTTAAGGATTCATAAATTGCTTTGATAGCCATTGTTAAAAGAGCCGCTTGCACTCCATGACCTGTTGCATCTGCAAGAAACACACGGGTCAACCCAGGACGAAGTTCCATGATATCGAAAAAATCTCCTCCTACTTCTGTAAGTGGAAGATATCTTACTATAATTTCTAAATCTCCAGTAAGTTTATCTTCTTGGGAAATGATCCCAGATTGGATCTTTCGAGCAGTAGACAAATCACTTTGGAGTAAACTTAAGTTATGTTCTAACTCAATAGCCAAAGTTTCCTTTTCTTTAATATTGGTTCTGATTTTATCCAATACCAGATTATATCTCTCTGCGATCTGTCCTACTTCTGTAAATGGCTCTATCGAAAGATCCTGGCTTAGATCCCCAGTTTGTTTCTGGTATTCCATTTCTAAAAACAGATCAATTAGCTCTGTAGTCGCTCTATGTTCTGTGTAATTCAAACCCTGGTATTCATTTTGAGGAGAAACTCTCAGGCTATAAAAACGATGTATAATAAAAAGAAGAGGATAACTTACACCAAAAGAAAGAATAGCACAGGAAACCACCCCAAGTAACTGAACAAGAACCTGAGTAGTTCGATCCAACCCAGTTCCTAAAATGGAAAGATCTCCAAAAAACCCAACCGCTAATGTGCCCCAGATCCCCGAAACAAGATGAACAGGGATAGCTCCTACAGCATCATCCAGTTTTAGTTTATCTAAAAGAACCCCGGCTTCGAACATTAGAATTCCTGCAACAAATCCAATCAATAGTGATTCTATTGAATTTACTGCATTACAAGGAGCGGTGATTGCAACAAGTCCTGCCAAAGTTCCATTTAAAGGAAGAGTGGCTTCTGCATATTTTAAACGGATCCAACCATAGATCAAACTAGAAGCCATTCCTCCGGAAGCTGCAAACATAGTATTTACAATGATCTTTGGAACTTCAGATGTGAATGCAAGTGTGCTTCCACCATTAAATCCGATCCAACCAAACCAAAGGATCAGTGTCCCAAGCATAGCAAGTGGAAGATTATGCCCAGTGATCTTTCGGACAGATCCATCTTTGCTGTATTTACCAGTCCTGTTTCCGATGAGCATCATCGCAGAAAGCCCGACCCATCCGCCTACACTATGCACAGCGGTGGAACCAGCGAAATCCATAAAACCTAAATGAGCAAGCCAACCAGAAAATTTATCCCAGTCTTGCAGGTCTCTTCCCCAAACCCAATGACCAAAAATCGGATAGATCAAAGAAGAAATGATAGTAGTAACAATGATATAAGCGCCGAACTTCATTCTTTCCGCAACAGCACCGGAAACAATAGTGGCCGCAGTCCCGCAAAACATGAGTTGGAATAAAAAGAAAACAGAAATTTCAGGACTTGTTTTTGAAAAATCAGGAAAGAACATATCTTTTCCTATCCAACCATAATAGGTTGAACCAAACATAAGCCCGAATCCTATCGAATAAAAAACAAGAGTAGCAATTCCGAAATCTGTAATATTCTTAATTGCTACGTTAATCGAATTCTTGGTGCGCGTTAGGCCGGATTCTAAACATAAGAACCCAGCTTGCATAAAAAACACCAATCCGGAAGAGAGGATGATCCAAAGAATGTCGAAATTCGTTTTAGGCATCGAATTTCTTATTTCAGGAGATGATAAGCGAATTGGCAAGAACCATTTCTTCCAATTACTTAATATACGATCCTTTTAAAGGTGAGAGAAAAATTCCGGTTCTCGGTCCCAACGATCATGTAACCCATCATAGTAGCTGACTGGAGACTCCACCCATTCCTTAGGGTCTAAATTGTCAAAGGTTCCCAAATTAATTGAGATAAACTTTCCTCCTGCCTCTGGAAAATCGCCTCGTCCCCCAATTCCCACTCCACAATGCTTACAGAATATTCCATCGATACGACTAGGATAAACTGTTACTTCTTCCTCGCCTTTTAAGAATCTAAAATTTTCAGGTTTAACAGAGACTCCCAAAATCTTCTCTTTACACAATTAGTACAATTACATTTAAAAGTCCCGAGAGAAAGATCGATCAAAGCCTCGAAAATCACCTTCTTACAGAGACAACTTCCCAAATATTTTTTCAAAGCCATACTTAATTCGTTATGAAAACTGTAGTTCCAGATTTTCTAAAGTACTGATCCAACCTTCTTTATGGCCTTCCATAGAACCTTCACTAGGAAGTTTTTCGTGTGTAAGGATCACTTCTGTTCCGTCTTCTTTGTCCCTAAAGATAACTGTGACTAAAGTATGACCTTGGTCAGGCCCTTCCCATCCATGAGTAAAACTGAGTTTTTCGTTTAAAACGATTTCTTGATATACTCCTGTAGCGATATAGACATCTCCGTTTCCAAGCATAGAGGTCCTAAATTTGCCTCCAACTCTGAAATCCATTTGGATCTCACCAATCTTTAACTCCTTGGGACAGCCCCATCTTTTCATAATTTCAGGGTTAACCCATGCTTCGAAGACCTTCTCTCTTTTGGCCTTTATAAACTTAGATATTTGCAGTTTGTATTCTGCTGTTTTCATTCTATTTCCTCCAACAGTTCCTTGAGAGAATCCAACTGATCCTCCCAGAATTTCTTATAATATTGAATCCATCTATCAGCACTCATCATCGCCTTTCCGTTCAGGCTTAAATAGGAGAAGGAACCTTCCTTTCTTCGATTCACTAACTTCGCCTTTTCCAAAACCTTAATATGTTTAGAAGCGGCAGCTAAGGACATTTCGAACGGTTTTGCGATTTCTGTGATCACCCTCTCCCTTTTGGAAAGGCTTTTGAGCATTGCTCTCCTCGTAGGGTCAGACAATGCCTGGAAGATCAGATTGAGGTCGTATTTCCTAGATTCAACCATATGGTTAAATGCATATCATAAGGCGAAAACGGAGTCAACCATTTGGTTGAATGTTTTTAGAAAAAAATTTTCAGACTGAAGCAGGTCTTCGAATCAGATATAATATTTTAAATATTCGGATAGAGATCTACTTCAGCCCTTATTCTTTTAAATTACTCTTACTATGTATTGTACGGAAGTCGAAGCAGGCGAAGTCTCAGTCCCAATCCGAGGAGCTCCGCTCGGCCCGTCCGTAATCGGATCTAATACATAGACCATACCTTGCCCAATTTGAGAAGTTCCTGCTCCAGAATACCCATCCGGATGGATCAAATCAGCGGATATTCCGATTGCTGAGTGCCTATGACTTTGGAATCTATCCTGGTTTTCTTGACCAATTCCCCCGCCATCGTAATTTCCTCCGGCAGCTTTTGCCCGACTAGAATGTTGTCCAGAACCTCTGGCAAAAATTCCTCTTCGATCCGGCACGTTGAACGTTGTGGATCCGTTCCCAAAACCATACTGGCAATGAGTCAAGAGATCTCCCGTTTGATTCGTAGTTAGATCAATTGCGGATCCCCCTTGAGTGAGAGAGATTTGAAAGTCATTAGAGGTCGGATTTAATACAAAGTAAGGAACATTAGTTGTGATCCCTCCTCCGGTAAAAGAAAACTTAACCAATTGACCTGCACTAAGTCCATGAGAAGTTGATTGTATCCTGTCTGTAGCTGGAACAAGACCAGCTATAGTTCGATGCACAAGGTTCCAAAGAGAAGAATATGTAATCCTTGAAATCGCCTGACCGTTCGCGGTCATATAGGTCGAAGGAATATTTGGAAAATCAAATTCAATAATTGCACCAAATAGGATAAAAAAAGACATATATTGTTATCCGAAGTAGATAACGGAACAAATTCTATATTAGATTTTATATGGATTTTCTAATCTGAGAACTGCTACAATTAAGAAAGAATAGTAGCAGCAGTACTTTGATCTAAGACACAATAACATATGTAAGCTTGCGAGTGAGCTGAAATTGCCTTCTCTATCGTTGAATAAAATTCTAACCAAGATGGATCTGTCCAAGTCGAGTTCAAAACAGTGCACCCTGCACTTGCCATTTCTACAAACTTAGAAGAGCTACTCTTGGCATGAATATCGATCGCAAAAAAACCAGTTTGAGTCACAACCGAAGATTCGTCTTTCCACTTGAACCATGGTTTTGTGTTTTGATGAGGAGCATATCGGTTAACGGTTACTTTTGCATATTGGTTGAATGCCTTATGCCCTCTATGCATTCCTAACTTGTATTTGTAAATTCCTTCTGCTACCCTAGCCGTTCCGGCCGGATTCATCGGTTTATTTAGCCAATAACGACCTGGATCAATCGTACATGAGTATGT is a genomic window containing:
- a CDS encoding Crp/Fnr family transcriptional regulator, which gives rise to MAKTLSVQASDHWTEIQNEFPNELSSIGIRKKILKGEVVFGERDPYDGFFEIVSGIFKVYSLSQEGKEAILKVFYPGELIASHPIFQPNEPCFYPAFCEALKDGELVYYPKREFTAFLFENTKALYLFSAVTIQHLNYFRKKLVENLYLSVKDRILNFLKECGASQKFITLPITKNQLASLIGTTPESVSRAFRSLLDECILEEKDSAYHIIKENRSKQTNEYPVLRQ
- a CDS encoding MarR family winged helix-turn-helix transcriptional regulator; protein product: MKTKPSSLELKKIGLSCLNVSLRRTARLVTSYYDFILKPSGLRITQFSILVGIGHEEECSITDLSRLTDIDRTTLQRSLEILKRDNLIRIEKKEAGNIRNLSLTKKGESKLADAILLWEEAQSKLTKSLGKSKFQETLGILSEVRKIPVLETQNQV
- a CDS encoding glycerol-3-phosphate dehydrogenase/oxidase, which translates into the protein MSPQKLERFIENIGDEAYFDVLIIGGGITGCALAYEVASRGLSVVLVEKEDFGGATSSATGKLIHGGLRYLKRFDLSLVREALKERRILSNIAPNLVYPYPMILPNPGLLERVGLFVYDLLSFDRNRTWDKSKNIPAHKLLSKKEIQSRGLEMDSAIYFYDCIMPSPERLTLAFLKSAVQEGASVSNYTIAEELIFDGGRVIGALVRDTIHNKNVKLKASVVVNASGSWSQELLNRTKKIKVPVPKTRSEGIYLITKKYFDTMVLHVGKKGHFSFAPWRGKNMIGPTEKAYYGSVEDWKLSKESILEFLEYINSSGLLSEKLEVQDIEFAYGGLRPLAESGGEDKETYSASRKSELQDHSKDKIEGLISAGGGKYTTSRHFAEKIFKLIQKKLSKKTGPNVSGKKFLKGCEIPNIESYLENAKSSHSNFPENTIEYLVRHYGTEYEPILELANSSKQLSEVLDDDGELAAQVLYAIRFEMAMTLSDIFLRRTGLGTVGLPSDEVLSKVAEVAGKEWNWSLEKKSEEIQKLKRRLQLPVSF
- a CDS encoding cbb3-type cytochrome c oxidase subunit I encodes the protein MKYKSQKIAYWFFATCMLLLSLQIIYGFVMGFARMGFDVLHDWIPFNAARATHTNLLVVWLLTGFMGAAHYIIPDESDREIYSEKLAYIQLISLILVGVVSIIGFHFNFWEGRKFLEIPRPLDYLVVVNVLLFLFNIGMTVWKGKRYTTTALVLYFGLFSAALLYLPGMIQFNSQTVDSYFRWWVVHLWVEGVWELIMGGILSFLLIKLTGVDREVIEKWLYVIVGLTFLSGILGTGHHYYYIGVPEYWKWVGGFFSMLEPLAFLAMAMFAISMYRKSGRNHPNTIALFWTIGSAVMSFVGAGFLGFAHTLPQVNLYTHGTLITAMHGHLAFWGAYAMIVFAILTYAMPLLTGRKLWNNPTGLFAFWASNIGMLGMTGAFAVAGIAQVYLERKLGLDFLTVQKEIQVHFLGLVLAALVFTSGIAAFIINFIRFGTPTDEALGAEQSSGDISLARRS
- a CDS encoding DUF3147 family protein translates to MLYLILKYAVTSALVVLISEIARRNDKVGALIASLPLITILTLLWLQFEKTDPEKISNHAYYTFWFVIPTLPMFLVFPKLYSIFGFWAALGSCILLTVLLFISFNCVLERFGIKLI
- a CDS encoding GFA family protein yields the protein MGVSVKPENFRFLKGEEEVTVYPSRIDGIFCKHCGVGIGGRGDFPEAGGKFISINLGTFDNLDPKEWVESPVSYYDGLHDRWDREPEFFSHL
- the amt gene encoding ammonium transporter, translating into MPKTNFDILWIILSSGLVFFMQAGFLCLESGLTRTKNSINVAIKNITDFGIATLVFYSIGFGLMFGSTYYGWIGKDMFFPDFSKTSPEISVFFLFQLMFCGTAATIVSGAVAERMKFGAYIIVTTIISSLIYPIFGHWVWGRDLQDWDKFSGWLAHLGFMDFAGSTAVHSVGGWVGLSAMMLIGNRTGKYSKDGSVRKITGHNLPLAMLGTLILWFGWIGFNGGSTLAFTSEVPKIIVNTMFAASGGMASSLIYGWIRLKYAEATLPLNGTLAGLVAITAPCNAVNSIESLLIGFVAGILMFEAGVLLDKLKLDDAVGAIPVHLVSGIWGTLAVGFFGDLSILGTGLDRTTQVLVQLLGVVSCAILSFGVSYPLLFIIHRFYSLRVSPQNEYQGLNYTEHRATTELIDLFLEMEYQKQTGDLSQDLSIEPFTEVGQIAERYNLVLDKIRTNIKEKETLAIELEHNLSLLQSDLSTARKIQSGIISQEDKLTGDLEIIVRYLPLTEVGGDFFDIMELRPGLTRVFLADATGHGVQAALLTMAIKAIYESLKRGIYSVTEILYHLNNEFLHTFKNLNQFFTCIVVDIDTNLNLIRYSSAGHVPQYLIQDQDIHSLEKTGRIMGVIPNTKYTSNEIQFTQDSKVILFTDGLFEQWNSNKEEFGEERVEEIIGNLKGIPIGEGIDQILKKLDEFLASSPKQDDISVLGISRKSKK
- a CDS encoding c-type cytochrome, with amino-acid sequence MLTKFQAKLFFLVGTFLFSAVFLLLTYDSLKYVYSSPSSKTLSEDVIRGKELWEKNNCMGCHTILGEGAYYAPELTKVYERRGPEWIRVFLKDPQAMYPGERKMVKYDFSESQISDIIAFLKWNGELDLKGFPPKPEYKSSTQLVDVTSAAIVQPEKFKQICTACHSVGGAGGNVGPALDSVGKKYDIAYLQNWLRDPQKIKPGTAMPKLPLSDGEIKDISSYLSQLK
- a CDS encoding phosphotransferase family protein; this translates as MPAKKSNRPSPGKSLAIGRSAEISEYGPNKILKLFFKEFPVSEVDTEYSNSVIAFSSGATSMKCYEKVKIGDRHGLIFDRLDGISLTKLPDKNPLALFSLSKILADLHLDLHNKQTKKMQDIRLEAVKILSRDPLSFLSKEEKKIAKQFIENLPKGSSVLHMDFHPENVIVTKDSNVIIDWMTALKGEPAADVASTVFLFQDAELWPGTPFLKVIFYNIVRKFILKGYLKRYLSVSGMDWKEVERWRLPILIFRLGLWNIESERPALQKEIKEIISSSKAGK
- a CDS encoding NHL repeat-containing protein, whose product is MDRQGGLWITDSYGSPTDARIMHFPSPLQTNESADIILTASPMEARQIAMDLSGGIWVVSGTTSTGNAVLHFATGMSSGDSSDLMLGTGASSRTINTLSNPYGVAVDPGDKVWVTDYFNNRVVRFSPSFSSSQNADLVIGADDFTTLGGGTVSNTRFTGPTGIAADLAGNIWVSDFTNNRVLRFSPPFTNGMQANMVLGQPNFSASAGGASRFALQGPNGISIEPNGAVWVADSNNGRAVRFSPPFTIGQGADRILGKPDFNAGFDGTANAKNTGTVVSVAVAPCGLWVTDSFNRRVLFFP